A genomic window from Pyxidicoccus trucidator includes:
- a CDS encoding SDR family oxidoreductase, which produces MRYVITGASRGIGFEFVQQLLRRGDTVDAGVRSPEGARRLEPLTREVGNRLRIHALDVESDASIRSFAADVCAAPVDVLINNAGVSGLWCAFTEVDYTDLARTLAVNALGPLRVTSALLPALRRGAVRKVAHVSSRMGSVSSNTEGGAYAYRMSKAALNMGVRTLANDLRAEGLTTVLLHPGWVQTDMGGPQATLPAVDSVRGMLRVIDGMGPEHSGRFFDYQGEEVPW; this is translated from the coding sequence ATGCGCTACGTCATCACCGGTGCGAGCAGGGGTATTGGTTTCGAGTTCGTCCAGCAGCTCTTGCGACGCGGGGACACCGTCGACGCGGGGGTGCGCTCGCCCGAGGGCGCGCGCCGGCTGGAGCCGCTGACACGGGAGGTCGGCAATCGCTTGCGCATCCACGCGCTCGACGTGGAGAGCGATGCCAGCATCCGCTCGTTCGCCGCGGACGTCTGCGCCGCGCCGGTGGACGTGCTCATCAACAACGCGGGTGTGTCGGGGCTGTGGTGCGCCTTCACGGAGGTGGACTACACGGACCTGGCGCGCACCCTCGCCGTCAACGCGCTGGGCCCCCTGCGCGTCACCAGCGCGCTGCTGCCCGCGCTGCGCCGGGGCGCGGTGCGCAAGGTGGCCCACGTCAGCTCGCGCATGGGCTCGGTCTCCTCCAACACGGAGGGTGGCGCCTACGCGTACCGCATGTCCAAGGCCGCGCTGAACATGGGCGTGCGCACCCTGGCCAATGACTTGCGCGCGGAGGGCCTCACCACCGTGCTCCTGCACCCCGGCTGGGTGCAGACGGACATGGGGGGGCCGCAGGCGACGCTGCCGGCGGTGGACTCGGTGCGCGGCATGCTGCGCGTCATCGACGGCATGGGGCCGGAGCACAGCGGCCGGTTCTTCGACTACCAGGGCGAGGAAGTCCCCTGGTAG
- the pdxH gene encoding pyridoxamine 5'-phosphate oxidase has translation MRLERPSLMVLRVQIPPDPIQRFSDVFERAKKAIPVDPNAMVVATVGEGGRPSARVVLLKDFDARGFVFFTNFESRKGRELLAHPFAALCFHWAPLEEQVRVEGRVERVSDAEADAYFHSRAHGSQVGAWASLQSRPLPSRDDLDARVAEVEARYTGGEVPRPPHWSGFRVVPDRIEFWHSRPSRLHDRHVYLREADGWRTEMLYP, from the coding sequence GTGCGCCTGGAACGCCCGTCCCTTATGGTGCTCCGCGTGCAGATTCCTCCGGACCCCATCCAGCGTTTCTCCGACGTCTTCGAGCGGGCGAAGAAGGCCATCCCCGTGGACCCCAATGCCATGGTGGTCGCCACCGTCGGCGAAGGCGGGCGCCCCAGCGCGCGCGTGGTGTTGCTGAAGGACTTCGATGCGCGCGGCTTCGTCTTCTTCACCAACTTCGAGAGCCGCAAGGGACGCGAACTGCTGGCGCACCCCTTCGCCGCGCTGTGCTTCCACTGGGCGCCGCTGGAGGAGCAGGTGCGGGTAGAGGGCCGCGTGGAGCGCGTGTCCGACGCCGAGGCGGACGCGTACTTCCACAGCCGGGCGCACGGCAGCCAGGTGGGCGCGTGGGCCAGCCTCCAGAGCCGGCCCCTGCCCTCACGTGACGACCTGGACGCGCGGGTGGCGGAGGTGGAAGCGCGCTACACCGGCGGCGAGGTGCCCCGCCCGCCGCACTGGTCCGGCTTCCGCGTGGTGCCGGACCGCATCGAGTTCTGGCACTCCCGCCCCAGCCGGCTCCATGACCGGCATGTCTACCTGCGCGAGGCTGACGGCTGGCGCACGGAGATGCTGTACCCGTAA